In Bdellovibrionota bacterium, the genomic window TGGAAGATGCGTATCGGTTCAAGGGGGTGCCGTAATTCTTTCTTTACATCCGACTACAGACGGCCGATACGAAGTCGTTCTCGACCAAACACTCTTTCATCCGCAGGGCGGCGGCCAACCGTACGATCAGGGGGAAATCTCATCCGACCAAGAGAAGTTTTTCGTGGAAGAAGTCCGTTTTCGAGACAATGTTGTCGTTCACATCGGTCGGTTTTCGGCAGGCCCATTTTCGGTGGGCCAGAGTGCGCAGATGGCTGTCGATGAGACCCGGCGCGCGCTCAACCGCCGAAACCATTCGGCGGGGCATCTAATCGACTCGGCGCTGACCTCCCTCGGAGTCTCGCTGGTGCCCACGAAAGGGTTTCATTTCCCCGAAGGTCCCTACGTGGAATACCAGGGGATCTTTG contains:
- a CDS encoding alanine--tRNA ligase-related protein is translated as MLISRIVATCYGGPFSGPPSAPPHEPDEAHLFGRCVSVQGGAVILSLHPTTDGRYEVVLDQTLFHPQGGGQPYDQGEISSDQEKFFVEEVRFRDNVVVHIGRFSAGPFSVGQSAQMAVDETRRALNRRNHSAGHLIDSALTSLGVSLVPTKGFHFPEGPYVEYQGIFAENEREAMRENLEVEANRLVQRNLPVTFRTEQIEGKNVRIVTIS